From one Mycobacterium colombiense CECT 3035 genomic stretch:
- a CDS encoding glucosyl-3-phosphoglycerate synthase, which produces MTASDLFAGDLANDRVLAARPGDVWLANERRNRPAWTIAELEAAKAGRTISVVLPALNEEETVESVIESIAPLVDGLVDELIVLDSGSTDDTEIRAVAAGARVVSREQALPEVPIRPGKGEALWRSLAATTGDIVVFVDSDLIDPHPMFVPWLVGPMLTGDGIHLVKSFYRRPLRGSELSDVGDVGGDVSATGGGRVTELVARPLLAALRPELGCVVQPLGGEYAASRELLTSLPFAPGYGVEIGLLVDTFDRLGLDAIAQVNLGVRAHRNRPLAELGVMSRQVIATLLSRCGIPDSGVGLTQFVADGPEGSDFQGYTQRISPVSLEDRPPMQVLRPR; this is translated from the coding sequence ATGACCGCATCGGACCTGTTCGCCGGTGATCTCGCGAACGACAGGGTGCTCGCCGCGCGGCCCGGGGACGTGTGGCTGGCCAACGAACGGCGCAACCGTCCCGCCTGGACGATCGCCGAACTGGAGGCCGCGAAGGCCGGGCGGACCATCTCGGTGGTGCTGCCGGCCCTCAACGAGGAAGAGACCGTCGAGTCGGTGATCGAGAGCATCGCACCGCTGGTCGATGGGCTGGTCGACGAGCTGATCGTGCTGGATTCGGGCTCCACCGACGACACCGAGATCCGCGCGGTCGCGGCGGGCGCGCGCGTCGTCAGCCGGGAGCAGGCCCTGCCCGAGGTGCCGATCCGGCCCGGCAAGGGCGAGGCGTTGTGGCGCTCGCTGGCGGCCACCACCGGCGACATCGTGGTGTTCGTCGACTCCGACCTGATCGACCCGCACCCGATGTTCGTGCCGTGGCTGGTCGGCCCGATGCTCACCGGTGACGGCATTCACCTGGTCAAAAGCTTCTACCGCCGGCCGTTGCGGGGCAGCGAGCTCAGCGACGTCGGCGACGTCGGGGGCGACGTCAGTGCCACCGGTGGCGGGCGGGTCACCGAGCTGGTGGCCCGGCCGTTGCTTGCGGCGCTGCGTCCGGAGCTGGGCTGCGTGGTGCAGCCGCTGGGCGGTGAATACGCGGCCAGCAGGGAGCTGCTGACCTCGCTGCCGTTCGCGCCGGGCTACGGCGTGGAGATCGGCCTGCTGGTCGATACCTTCGACCGGCTGGGCCTGGACGCGATCGCCCAGGTCAACCTGGGGGTGCGCGCACACCGCAATCGCCCGCTGGCCGAGCTGGGCGTGATGAGCCGCCAAGTCATCGCGACCCTGCTGTCGCGCTGCGGCATCCCGGACTCCGGCGTCGGGCTGACTCAATTCGTCGCCGACGGCCCCGAGGGCTCCGACTTTCAGGGCTACACCCAGCGCATCTCGCCGGTGTCGCTGGAGGACCGGCCGCCGATGCAGGTGCTCAGGCCGCGGTAG
- the folP gene encoding dihydropteroate synthase, with protein sequence MHSTPPASAGQSTPPASAGQSTPPASAGRSMLCGRPVAGDRALIMAIINRTPDSFYDKGATFGDEAARAAVHQAVADGADVIDVGGVKAGPGQEVDADTEIARLVPFIEWLRDAYPDQLISADTWRCEVAKVACAAGADLINDTWGGIDPALPEVAAEFGAGLVCSHTGNALPRTRPFRVNYGTTTRGVVDDVIAQVTTAAERAVACGVARDRVLIDPTHDFGKNTFHGLLLLRHVGDLVNTGWPVLMALSNKDFVGETLGVELTERLEGTLAATALAAAAGARMFRVHQVAATRRVLEMVASIQGTRPPARTVRGLA encoded by the coding sequence GTGCATTCGACACCGCCGGCCTCGGCCGGCCAATCGACACCGCCGGCCTCGGCCGGCCAATCGACACCGCCGGCAAGCGCCGGCCGATCGATGCTGTGCGGCCGCCCGGTCGCCGGCGATCGTGCGCTGATCATGGCGATCATCAACCGCACCCCGGACTCGTTCTACGACAAGGGTGCGACCTTCGGCGACGAGGCCGCCCGCGCCGCGGTGCATCAGGCCGTCGCCGACGGCGCCGACGTCATCGACGTCGGCGGCGTCAAGGCCGGCCCCGGTCAGGAGGTCGATGCCGACACCGAGATCGCCCGGCTGGTGCCGTTCATCGAATGGCTCCGCGACGCCTACCCCGACCAGCTGATCAGCGCCGATACCTGGCGCTGCGAGGTCGCCAAGGTGGCCTGCGCGGCCGGCGCGGACCTGATCAACGACACCTGGGGCGGCATCGACCCGGCGCTCCCGGAGGTGGCCGCCGAGTTCGGGGCGGGCCTGGTGTGTTCGCACACCGGCAACGCGCTGCCGCGCACGCGCCCGTTCCGGGTGAACTACGGAACCACCACCCGCGGCGTGGTCGACGACGTCATCGCCCAGGTCACCACGGCCGCCGAGCGGGCGGTGGCCTGCGGGGTGGCTCGCGACCGGGTGCTGATCGACCCCACCCACGACTTCGGCAAGAACACCTTCCACGGGCTGCTGTTGTTGCGCCACGTGGGCGATCTTGTTAACACCGGGTGGCCCGTGCTCATGGCTTTGAGCAACAAGGACTTCGTCGGGGAGACTCTGGGTGTGGAATTGACCGAGCGGCTCGAGGGAACGCTGGCCGCCACCGCGCTGGCGGCCGCCGCGGGTGCGCGCATGTTTCGCGTGCACCAGGTCGCCGCCACCCGCCGGGTGCTGGAAATGGTGGCCTCGATCCAGGGAACCCGCCCGCCGGCGCGCACGGTGAGGGGGCTGGCATGA
- the fadD6 gene encoding long-chain-acyl-CoA synthetase FadD6, giving the protein MSDRDGGARTAVKLTDIAFRAPAVLADLPVIVRGAMTGLLAQPGSKKSIGTVFQERAARYGDRVFLRMGDQQLTYRDANAAANRYAAVLAARGVGQGDVVAIMLRNSPNTVLAMLAAVKCGAVAGMLNYHQRGEVLAHSLGLLDAKVLIAETDLVSAVAECGGSGSTETLTVEDLERFAVSAPATNPASASAVHARDTAFYIFTSGTTGFPKASVMTHLRWLKALAAFGGIGLRLKSSDTLYCCLPLYHNNALTVALSSVINSGATLALGKSFSASKFWDEVIANDATAFIYIGEVCRYLLNQPAKPTDRAHKVRLIAGNGLRPEIWDEFTKRFGIARVCEFYASSEGNAAFINVFNVPRSTGVFPMPLAYVEYDPDTGAPLRDDNGRVRRVPAGEPGLLLSPVNRLQPFDGYTDKESSEKKLVRNAFREGDCWFNTGDVMSPQGMGHAAFVDRLGDTFRWKGENVATTQVEAALASDDSVEDCTVFGVEVPRTGGRAGMAAVKLRGGAEFDGQSLARSVYDQLPGYALPLFVRVVDSIEQTTTFKSRKVELREQAYGSDVEDPLYVLVGRDEGYVPFYDEYPDEVAEGKRP; this is encoded by the coding sequence GTGTCCGATCGTGACGGGGGAGCGCGCACGGCGGTCAAACTGACCGACATCGCATTTCGGGCGCCGGCCGTGCTGGCCGACCTGCCGGTGATCGTGCGCGGCGCGATGACCGGGCTGCTGGCCCAGCCGGGCTCCAAGAAATCCATCGGCACGGTCTTCCAGGAGCGGGCCGCCCGCTACGGCGACCGGGTCTTCCTGCGCATGGGCGATCAGCAACTGACCTACCGCGACGCCAATGCCGCCGCGAACCGGTACGCCGCCGTGTTGGCCGCGCGCGGCGTCGGCCAGGGCGACGTCGTCGCCATCATGCTGCGCAACTCGCCCAACACCGTGCTGGCCATGCTGGCCGCGGTCAAGTGCGGTGCGGTCGCCGGCATGCTCAACTACCACCAGCGCGGCGAGGTGCTGGCGCACAGCCTCGGCCTGCTGGACGCCAAGGTGCTCATCGCCGAAACCGATCTGGTCAGTGCCGTGGCCGAGTGCGGCGGATCGGGCAGCACCGAGACGCTGACCGTCGAGGACCTGGAGCGGTTCGCGGTGAGCGCGCCGGCCACCAACCCCGCCTCCGCGTCGGCGGTCCACGCCAGGGACACCGCGTTCTACATCTTCACCTCGGGCACAACGGGCTTCCCGAAGGCCAGCGTCATGACGCACCTGCGGTGGCTCAAGGCGCTCGCGGCGTTCGGCGGGATCGGGTTGCGGCTCAAAAGCTCTGACACGCTCTACTGTTGCCTGCCGCTGTACCACAACAACGCGCTGACGGTGGCGCTGTCGTCGGTGATCAACTCCGGGGCGACGCTGGCGCTGGGCAAGTCGTTCTCGGCGTCGAAGTTCTGGGACGAGGTGATCGCCAACGATGCCACCGCGTTCATCTATATCGGCGAGGTGTGCCGCTACCTGCTCAACCAGCCGGCCAAGCCGACCGACCGCGCGCACAAGGTGCGGCTGATCGCCGGCAACGGGCTGCGCCCGGAGATCTGGGACGAGTTCACCAAGCGATTCGGCATCGCCCGCGTCTGCGAGTTCTACGCGTCCAGTGAGGGCAACGCCGCGTTCATCAATGTCTTCAACGTGCCGCGCTCCACCGGCGTCTTCCCGATGCCGCTGGCCTACGTCGAGTACGACCCCGACACCGGCGCCCCGCTGCGTGACGACAACGGACGGGTCCGCCGGGTACCGGCGGGCGAGCCCGGTCTGTTGCTCAGCCCGGTCAACCGGCTGCAGCCGTTCGACGGCTACACCGACAAGGAGTCGAGCGAAAAGAAGTTGGTGCGCAACGCCTTTCGCGAGGGCGACTGCTGGTTCAACACCGGCGACGTGATGAGCCCGCAGGGCATGGGACATGCCGCGTTCGTCGACCGGCTCGGGGACACCTTCCGGTGGAAGGGCGAGAACGTGGCCACCACGCAGGTCGAGGCGGCGCTGGCGTCCGACGACTCCGTCGAGGACTGCACGGTGTTCGGGGTCGAGGTGCCGCGCACCGGCGGCCGCGCCGGGATGGCCGCGGTCAAGCTGCGCGGCGGCGCCGAGTTCGACGGGCAGTCGCTGGCCCGCTCCGTGTACGACCAGTTGCCCGGCTATGCGCTGCCGTTGTTTGTGCGGGTGGTGGACTCCATCGAGCAGACGACGACCTTCAAGAGCCGCAAGGTGGAGCTGCGCGAGCAGGCCTACGGCTCGGACGTGGAGGACCCGCTGTACGTGCTGGTCGGGCGCGACGAGGGCTACGTGCCCTTCTATGACGAGTACCCCGACGAGGTGGCCGAGGGCAAACGCCCCTAG
- a CDS encoding TIGR00730 family Rossman fold protein, with translation MPDRRDSSSGWSVCVYCASGPEHPELLGVAAELGEAIAERGWTLVWGGGRVSAMGAVASAARARGGRTVGVIPKILMRREIADADADELIVSDTMHERKQLMEDRADAFVVLPGGLGTLDELLDAWTTAFLGLHDKPIVLLDPFGHYEGLWTWLCGLLDSGYVSQVAMDRLVLVDKVSAALEACAPA, from the coding sequence ATGCCCGACCGACGCGATTCGTCCAGCGGGTGGTCGGTGTGTGTGTATTGCGCATCCGGCCCGGAGCATCCCGAATTGCTCGGAGTCGCTGCGGAACTCGGCGAGGCGATCGCCGAGCGGGGCTGGACGCTGGTGTGGGGTGGCGGCCGGGTGTCGGCGATGGGGGCGGTGGCGAGCGCGGCGCGCGCCCGCGGTGGGCGGACCGTCGGCGTCATCCCGAAGATCCTGATGCGCCGCGAGATCGCCGACGCGGACGCCGACGAGCTGATCGTCAGCGACACCATGCACGAGCGCAAGCAGCTCATGGAAGACCGGGCCGACGCGTTCGTCGTGCTGCCGGGTGGCCTCGGCACCCTCGACGAGTTGCTTGACGCATGGACGACGGCCTTTCTCGGTCTGCACGACAAACCAATCGTGTTGCTGGACCCCTTCGGTCACTACGAAGGGCTGTGGACCTGGTTGTGCGGATTGCTGGACAGCGGTTACGTCTCCCAGGTGGCGATGGACCGGTTGGTGCTGGTCGACAAGGTGAGCGCGGCCCTGGAGGCGTGCGCACCCGCCTGA
- a CDS encoding AAA family ATPase, with protein sequence MPIRWNVPHHATASERLDAALADGARGAVVLGPDGVGKSTLARTAAERFAGRHPDTLVRWVTGTPTERAVPFGAFSHLVEIADLGKPAALLRAARASLGGDDLLLIVDDAQHLDVLSATLVYQLARDGAGRLIVTAQADRCPEAIAALWSDGLLTRIDIEPPGEATAPAEINTFLTELPAAARSVLEYLAVAEPLSVADLTALAGDGAVTDAVRWGAAETRTRGGSSDDPVVYSAHPLFAERTRAALDPEDARQRRTDLVTLLSQRPSEHLSDRLRIVSLALDSDTPPRVPDVVAAAQQALRLGDLALGERLARSALQRSGGLAARLALAHALAWQGRGREADSVLADVDPSALTEAALMDWALLRAANQFWMLSEPERATAFLRTVRNRVADTGPRTTLDALSATFAMNAGNVGHAVKVTADVLASPAADDQAVAWAASAGALCAAREGRFEDVEPLAQRALAAEHPGLLRFTIGLGQTTARLMTGHPDEARRLAQQFTDFAELQQPGRAIGEVLLAHVLISKGEFASAAELLGPAAATLERTGYSWGPLSLTLLATAQAQQGDTAAAAKALSRAESRHGTKSALFAPELGVARAWRLALVRDTHGAVAAARDAARMAERGGQRGVAVRVWHESVRLGDTRAADPLARLCDEIDCVAGRIALAHARALAAGDDAGLRAVSDELTSIGMHAAAADAAAQAQRCGAGTA encoded by the coding sequence GTGCCGATTCGATGGAACGTCCCCCACCATGCGACGGCCTCAGAGCGGTTGGATGCGGCGTTGGCCGACGGCGCGCGGGGGGCGGTGGTGCTGGGACCCGACGGCGTCGGCAAATCCACCCTGGCCCGGACGGCCGCCGAGCGGTTCGCCGGCCGGCACCCGGACACGCTCGTCCGCTGGGTTACCGGCACCCCGACCGAACGCGCCGTCCCGTTCGGGGCGTTCAGCCATCTGGTGGAGATCGCCGACCTCGGCAAGCCGGCCGCGCTGCTGCGGGCCGCCCGGGCGTCGCTGGGCGGCGACGACCTGCTGCTGATCGTCGACGATGCCCAACACCTGGACGTGCTGTCGGCCACGCTGGTCTACCAGCTGGCGCGGGACGGCGCGGGCCGGCTCATCGTCACCGCGCAAGCCGACCGCTGCCCCGAGGCGATCGCGGCGCTGTGGAGCGACGGGCTGCTCACCCGGATCGACATCGAGCCGCCCGGCGAGGCGACCGCACCGGCGGAGATCAACACGTTCCTCACCGAGCTCCCGGCGGCGGCGCGATCGGTGCTGGAGTATCTCGCCGTCGCGGAGCCGCTCTCGGTCGCCGATCTGACCGCGCTCGCCGGCGATGGCGCGGTGACCGACGCGGTGAGGTGGGGTGCCGCCGAGACCCGGACGCGCGGCGGGTCGTCGGACGACCCGGTGGTCTATAGCGCCCATCCGTTGTTCGCCGAGCGGACGCGGGCCGCGCTGGACCCCGAAGACGCCCGGCAACGACGCACCGACCTGGTCACGCTGTTGTCGCAGCGGCCGTCCGAGCACCTCAGTGACCGGTTGCGGATAGTGTCGCTGGCGCTGGACAGCGACACTCCCCCGCGGGTCCCCGACGTCGTCGCCGCCGCGCAGCAGGCGCTGCGGCTCGGCGACCTGGCGCTGGGCGAACGGCTGGCCCGCTCGGCGCTGCAGCGGTCCGGCGGGTTGGCGGCCCGGCTCGCGCTGGCGCACGCCCTGGCCTGGCAGGGCCGCGGCCGGGAGGCCGATTCGGTGTTGGCCGACGTCGACCCCAGCGCGTTGACCGAAGCGGCGTTGATGGACTGGGCACTGCTGCGGGCGGCCAACCAGTTCTGGATGCTCAGCGAACCCGAGCGCGCCACCGCCTTCCTGCGGACCGTGCGCAACCGGGTCGCCGATACCGGGCCGCGGACCACCCTGGACGCGCTCAGCGCGACCTTCGCGATGAACGCGGGCAACGTCGGGCACGCCGTGAAGGTCACCGCCGACGTCCTCGCGTCGCCGGCGGCCGACGACCAGGCGGTGGCCTGGGCGGCCAGTGCCGGGGCCTTGTGCGCGGCGCGCGAGGGCCGATTCGAGGACGTCGAGCCGCTGGCGCAGCGCGCCCTGGCCGCCGAACATCCCGGGCTGCTGCGCTTCACCATCGGGCTGGGTCAGACCACCGCGCGGTTGATGACCGGCCACCCCGACGAAGCGCGGCGGCTCGCTCAGCAGTTCACCGACTTCGCCGAACTGCAGCAGCCGGGCCGCGCCATCGGCGAGGTGCTGCTGGCGCACGTGCTGATTTCGAAGGGTGAATTCGCTTCTGCAGCAGAACTATTGGGTCCGGCCGCCGCCACCCTGGAGCGCACCGGTTACTCCTGGGGGCCGCTGTCGCTGACGCTGCTGGCCACCGCCCAGGCCCAGCAGGGCGACACCGCCGCCGCGGCAAAGGCGTTGAGCAGGGCCGAATCCCGGCACGGCACCAAGTCGGCGCTGTTCGCGCCCGAGCTCGGCGTGGCGCGGGCGTGGCGGCTGGCCTTGGTGCGCGACACGCACGGCGCGGTGGCCGCCGCGCGCGACGCCGCCCGGATGGCCGAACGCGGCGGCCAGCGGGGCGTGGCGGTGCGCGTCTGGCACGAGTCCGTGCGGCTCGGTGACACCCGGGCCGCCGATCCGCTGGCCCGGCTTTGCGACGAGATCGACTGCGTCGCGGGAAGAATCGCGCTCGCCCACGCCCGCGCGCTGGCCGCCGGCGATGACGCGGGCCTGCGGGCGGTGTCGGACGAGCTCACCTCGATCGGCATGCACGCCGCCGCCGCGGATGCCGCCGCGCAGGCGCAGCGCTGTGGGGCCGGGACGGCTTAG
- the dapE gene encoding succinyl-diaminopimelate desuccinylase — protein sequence MLDLRGDPIALTAALVDIPSESRDEARLADEVEAALRAQAAGFEIIRNGNAVLARTNRGRPSRVLLAGHLDTVPVAGNLPSRREGDHLYGCGTADMKSGDAVFLHLAATVAEPVHDLTLVMYDCEEIDAAANGLGRIERELPDWLAADVAVLGEPTGGYIEAGCQGTLRVVVSATGIRAHSARSWLGDNAIHKLGAVLQRLAAYQARSVDIDGCVYREGLSAVRIDGGVAGNVIPDAAAVTVNFRFAPDRSLPEALQHVHDVLAGLDVHIEQTDAAAGALPGLSQPAAKALVEAAGGNVRAKYGWTDVARFAALGIPAVNFGPGDPNLAHKRDEKVEVAKITAAVDVLRGYLGG from the coding sequence GTGCTGGACTTACGCGGAGATCCGATCGCGCTGACCGCCGCGCTGGTCGACATCCCCAGCGAATCGAGGGACGAAGCGCGGCTGGCCGACGAGGTCGAGGCCGCGTTGCGGGCCCAGGCCGCCGGGTTCGAGATCATTCGCAACGGCAACGCCGTGCTGGCGCGCACCAACCGCGGCCGGCCGTCGCGAGTCCTGCTCGCCGGGCACCTGGACACCGTGCCGGTGGCCGGAAACCTGCCCAGCCGCCGCGAGGGCGACCACCTGTACGGCTGCGGCACTGCGGACATGAAATCCGGGGACGCGGTCTTTCTGCATCTCGCCGCCACCGTGGCCGAACCCGTGCACGATCTCACGCTGGTGATGTACGACTGCGAGGAAATCGACGCCGCGGCAAACGGATTGGGCCGCATCGAACGCGAGCTGCCGGACTGGCTGGCGGCCGACGTGGCCGTGCTGGGGGAGCCCACCGGCGGCTACATCGAGGCCGGCTGCCAGGGCACCCTGCGCGTGGTGGTCAGCGCCACCGGGATCCGTGCGCATTCGGCGCGATCCTGGTTGGGCGACAACGCGATTCACAAGCTCGGCGCCGTGCTGCAGCGCCTGGCGGCTTACCAGGCGCGCAGCGTCGACATCGACGGCTGCGTCTACCGTGAGGGCCTGTCGGCCGTGCGCATCGACGGCGGCGTGGCGGGCAACGTCATTCCCGACGCGGCCGCGGTGACGGTCAACTTCCGTTTCGCACCAGACAGGTCGCTGCCCGAGGCGCTGCAACACGTGCACGACGTGCTCGCGGGGCTCGACGTGCACATCGAGCAGACCGACGCGGCGGCCGGCGCGCTGCCCGGGCTGTCCCAACCCGCCGCCAAGGCGCTGGTCGAGGCGGCCGGCGGCAACGTCCGGGCCAAGTACGGCTGGACCGACGTGGCGCGGTTTGCCGCGCTGGGCATCCCGGCGGTCAACTTCGGGCCCGGCGATCCGAATCTGGCGCACAAGCGCGACGAGAAGGTCGAGGTCGCCAAGATCACCGCCGCGGTGGACGTGCTGCGCGGTTACCTGGGTGGCTAA
- a CDS encoding PPE family protein, with protein MTFDFGALPPEVNSLRMYTGAGAGPMMAAAAAFSALADELSTTAAASQSAIANLTGEEWMGPSSVAMATAAQPYVTWMHTTAAQLQQAASQAMASAAAYEAAFAMTVPPPLVAANRAQLASLVATNVLGQNTAAIAATEAQYGEMWAQDAAAMYGYAAASAAAARLSPLTDPAPTNGPGGLGVQTAATAAQTSGLRGVVSSVPNAVQSFAAPAAAPAAAPAATTAASALDSVLGDPLVSNIGNAGFDAVSWNVFNTIVSNILYNHTLDTAAAAGVAGDVTGGIGGGALVGAAAPAAAANVGAAPVLASVGSASPVGGLSTPAAWSAATPRVPAATVAGTGWTAPTEEAHTTWASGMPAVASAGRGGYGMGPRYGVKPKVMPTRLLV; from the coding sequence ATGACTTTCGACTTCGGAGCGCTGCCCCCAGAGGTCAACTCCCTGCGCATGTACACCGGCGCCGGTGCCGGACCGATGATGGCCGCCGCGGCGGCGTTCAGCGCCCTGGCCGACGAGCTGAGCACGACCGCCGCGGCCAGCCAGTCGGCGATCGCGAATCTGACCGGCGAGGAGTGGATGGGTCCGTCCTCGGTCGCCATGGCCACCGCCGCGCAGCCGTACGTGACGTGGATGCACACCACCGCGGCCCAGCTGCAACAGGCGGCCTCGCAGGCCATGGCGTCGGCGGCCGCCTACGAGGCGGCGTTCGCGATGACCGTGCCGCCGCCATTGGTCGCGGCCAACCGGGCCCAGCTGGCGTCACTGGTCGCGACGAACGTGCTGGGCCAGAACACCGCGGCCATCGCGGCCACCGAAGCGCAGTACGGCGAGATGTGGGCACAGGACGCCGCCGCGATGTACGGCTACGCCGCGGCATCCGCCGCCGCGGCCCGGCTGAGCCCGCTGACCGATCCGGCGCCCACCAACGGCCCGGGTGGATTGGGCGTCCAGACGGCCGCCACGGCCGCGCAGACGAGTGGGCTCCGCGGCGTCGTCTCCAGCGTGCCCAACGCCGTCCAGTCGTTCGCCGCGCCGGCCGCGGCACCCGCGGCAGCGCCGGCCGCGACCACGGCGGCCAGCGCACTGGACAGCGTGCTCGGCGACCCGCTGGTGTCCAATATCGGCAACGCCGGTTTCGACGCCGTCTCCTGGAATGTGTTCAATACCATCGTGTCCAACATCCTGTACAACCACACCCTGGACACTGCGGCCGCCGCCGGCGTGGCCGGCGATGTGACGGGCGGGATCGGCGGCGGCGCGTTGGTGGGCGCCGCGGCCCCGGCCGCCGCCGCGAATGTGGGCGCCGCTCCCGTGCTGGCGAGCGTGGGCTCAGCGTCCCCGGTCGGCGGATTGTCGACGCCCGCCGCGTGGTCGGCGGCCACCCCCCGGGTTCCCGCCGCGACCGTCGCGGGCACGGGATGGACCGCACCCACCGAAGAGGCGCACACCACGTGGGCGTCGGGCATGCCGGCTGTCGCCTCGGCGGGGCGGGGCGGCTATGGCATGGGGCCGCGCTACGGCGTCAAACCCAAGGTGATGCCGACGCGATTGCTCGTCTAG
- a CDS encoding PPE family protein, SVP subgroup, whose translation MSFVTTRPEALLATASMLQALGSSMDAQNAAAAAPTTSIAPAAADEVSALQAAQFSAYGAWYQQVSAQAKAVHQTMVANLNSNAGSYGETETANKVTTSAAALQQVAPAAAAADPPPGDAALGTEIEWGQNVGSAASDFITLGEGQFAPVPGASGIPNFNPDLAAGLTSAAPASAPTPAAPVLASVGQGPSIGALSVPPSWAAGGVPAATPTAATLTGAGFTAAAPHSASVTTIPGGLPSMATTGRGGYGLGAPRYGVKPVVMPTPTV comes from the coding sequence ATGTCCTTTGTAACCACCCGGCCCGAGGCGCTGCTGGCTACCGCGAGCATGCTCCAAGCGCTCGGCTCGTCGATGGACGCCCAGAACGCGGCCGCCGCGGCGCCCACCACGAGCATCGCTCCCGCGGCCGCTGACGAGGTCTCCGCCCTGCAGGCCGCGCAGTTTTCCGCCTACGGTGCCTGGTACCAGCAGGTCAGCGCCCAAGCCAAGGCGGTTCACCAAACCATGGTGGCCAACCTGAACAGCAATGCCGGTTCATACGGCGAGACCGAAACCGCGAACAAGGTCACCACCAGCGCCGCGGCGCTGCAGCAAGTTGCACCGGCCGCCGCGGCCGCCGACCCACCTCCGGGAGACGCCGCCCTGGGCACCGAGATCGAATGGGGGCAGAACGTCGGCTCCGCCGCGTCGGACTTCATCACCTTGGGCGAGGGGCAATTCGCCCCCGTCCCCGGCGCGTCCGGAATCCCCAATTTCAACCCCGATCTCGCCGCGGGTCTCACCTCGGCGGCGCCTGCGAGCGCGCCGACACCCGCCGCGCCGGTGCTGGCGAGCGTCGGTCAGGGTCCCTCGATCGGTGCGCTGTCGGTGCCGCCCAGCTGGGCGGCCGGCGGTGTGCCCGCGGCGACGCCCACCGCCGCGACCCTGACGGGCGCGGGCTTCACCGCCGCCGCGCCCCACAGCGCGTCGGTGACCACCATCCCGGGTGGCCTGCCCTCGATGGCCACCACCGGGCGCGGGGGCTACGGCCTTGGCGCGCCCCGCTACGGCGTCAAGCCCGTCGTGATGCCCACACCGACCGTCTAA
- the dapD gene encoding 2,3,4,5-tetrahydropyridine-2,6-dicarboxylate N-succinyltransferase: MTRAAGAAGIGLATLAADGSILDTWFPAPELTESGTSATSRLALSDVPPELTALLGRDDDRGTETVAVRTVIGSLDDVAADAYDAYLRLHLLSHRLVAPHGLNAGGLFGVLTNVVWTNRGPCAVEGFEAVRARLRRHGPVTVYGVDKFPRMVDYVLPTGVRIADADRVRLGAHLAPGTTVMHEGFVNYNAGTLGASMVEGRISAGVVVGDGSDVGGGASIMGTLSGGGTEVISIGKRCLLGANAGLGISLGDDCVVEAGLYVTAGTKVITPEGKTLKALELSGGNNLLFRRNSVSGAVEVVARGGHGIALNEDLHAN; the protein is encoded by the coding sequence GTGACAAGAGCAGCAGGTGCCGCAGGGATAGGCCTGGCAACGCTGGCCGCCGACGGATCGATCCTCGACACGTGGTTTCCCGCACCGGAACTGACCGAATCGGGCACCAGCGCGACATCGCGGCTGGCGCTGTCCGACGTTCCCCCGGAGTTGACCGCGCTGCTCGGCCGCGACGACGACCGTGGCACCGAGACCGTCGCCGTGCGCACGGTCATCGGCTCGCTGGACGACGTGGCCGCCGACGCCTACGACGCCTACCTGCGATTGCATCTGCTCTCGCACCGGCTGGTGGCGCCGCATGGGCTGAACGCCGGCGGCTTATTCGGGGTATTGACCAATGTCGTCTGGACTAACCGGGGACCGTGCGCCGTCGAGGGATTCGAAGCGGTCCGGGCCCGGCTGCGGCGCCATGGACCGGTGACGGTCTACGGCGTCGACAAGTTCCCCCGCATGGTGGACTACGTCCTGCCGACCGGGGTGCGCATCGCCGACGCCGACCGGGTGCGACTGGGCGCCCACCTGGCCCCGGGCACGACGGTGATGCACGAGGGCTTCGTCAACTACAACGCCGGCACCCTGGGGGCGTCGATGGTGGAGGGGCGCATCTCCGCCGGCGTGGTGGTGGGCGACGGCTCCGATGTCGGCGGTGGCGCCTCGATCATGGGCACGCTGTCCGGCGGTGGCACCGAGGTGATTTCGATCGGCAAGCGCTGCCTGCTCGGCGCCAACGCGGGCCTGGGCATCTCCCTGGGTGACGACTGCGTCGTCGAGGCGGGCCTGTATGTCACCGCGGGCACCAAAGTCATTACGCCGGAAGGTAAAACGCTCAAGGCCCTGGAGCTGTCCGGCGGCAACAACCTGTTGTTCCGCCGCAATTCGGTCAGCGGGGCGGTGGAAGTGGTGGCCCGCGGCGGGCACGGCATCGCCCTCAACGAGGACCTGCACGCCAACTGA